One Rosa chinensis cultivar Old Blush chromosome 3, RchiOBHm-V2, whole genome shotgun sequence DNA window includes the following coding sequences:
- the LOC112192331 gene encoding non-specific lipid-transfer protein 1, translated as MASSNAMKLTLVALLCVVVALPIAQAITCGQVASNVAPCTTYVKSGGVVPAACCNGVRNLNAIAKTTADRQAVCNCLKQVTGGIKGLNPNLAAGLPGKCGVSVPYKISTSTNCATVK; from the exons ATGGCTAGCTCTAATGCTATGAAGCTTACTTTGGTTGCTCTCTTGTGCGTGGTGGTTGCTTTGCCCATAGCCCAAGCCATCACATGCGGCCAAGTGGCGAGCAACGTTGCACCTTGCACAACCTACGTGAAGAGTGGCGGCGTTGTCCCTGCCGCTTGCTGCAACGGAGTTAGAAACCTTAACGCCATCGCCAAGACCACCGCTGACCGCCAGGCCGTCTGCAATTGCCTCAAACAGGTTACCGGTGGCATCAAAGGACTCAACCCTAACCTTGCAGCTGGGCTTCCCGGCAAGTGTGGAGTTAGCGTTCCCTACAAGATCAGCACCTCCACCAACTGCGCCAC CGTGAAGTGA